One Acidobacteriota bacterium DNA segment encodes these proteins:
- a CDS encoding DUF4390 domain-containing protein — translation MRRRPEDARRAWSLVAVVAASVALYAADTIRITPLVRDDRVLISCDLPNAFNDEVRAAIASGLRTTFTYTVDLRMEVPAWVDRTIDTAVVSNSDQYDNLTRRHSLLRTIDGRVEEALVTEDASLVPRFMTTLDRLPLFRTSRLEPNREYYVEVRVKARPHGGSVFGWVSAASAHAKFTFLR, via the coding sequence ATGAGACGACGTCCGGAGGACGCACGGCGCGCGTGGAGCCTCGTCGCGGTTGTGGCCGCATCGGTCGCGCTCTACGCGGCCGACACGATCAGGATCACGCCGCTCGTGCGGGACGACCGCGTCCTCATTTCGTGCGACCTGCCGAACGCATTCAACGATGAGGTCCGCGCGGCGATCGCGAGCGGCCTGCGGACGACCTTCACCTACACGGTCGACCTCCGGATGGAAGTGCCCGCGTGGGTCGATCGCACGATCGACACGGCCGTGGTCAGCAACAGCGACCAGTACGACAACCTCACGCGCCGCCACAGCCTGTTGCGCACGATCGACGGGCGCGTGGAGGAGGCGCTCGTGACCGAAGACGCCTCGCTCGTGCCGCGCTTCATGACCACGCTCGACCGCCTGCCGCTGTTTCGCACGTCCAGGCTCGAACCGAATCGCGAGTATTACGTGGAGGTTCGGGTCAAGGCGCGGCCCCACGGCGGGTCGGTCTTCGGCTGGGTGAGCGCGGCGTCAGCGCACGCGAAGTTCACCTTCCTGCGCTAG